One window from the genome of Candidatus Krumholzibacteriia bacterium encodes:
- the tatA gene encoding twin-arginine translocase TatA/TatE family subunit, whose amino-acid sequence MIFGFLGPIGWNELVIILVIVLLIFGPRRLPDFAEALGKSIRKFKQATNEARSSIEGNQDESPPHDKKDD is encoded by the coding sequence ATGATATTCGGTTTCCTGGGGCCGATCGGCTGGAACGAGCTGGTCATCATCCTCGTCATCGTGCTCCTGATATTCGGTCCGCGCCGCCTTCCCGATTTCGCGGAGGCGCTGGGCAAATCAATTCGCAAGTTCAAGCAGGCGACCAACGAGGCGCGCAGCAGCATCGAAGGCAATCAGGACGAATCCCCGCCCCACGACAAGAAGGACGACTAG
- a CDS encoding acetyl-CoA carboxylase carboxyltransferase subunit alpha, with protein MAQRAPRRYVLDFEQPIVELEDKIAELKQLAIVQNVSVDDEVGRLTEKADRLRGEVFSGLTAWQQVQLARHPQRPYTLDYVTAFGGEFTELHGDRYFADDEAIVGGFMMLNDLRIMLIGHQKGRDTRENIRRNFGMPNPEGYRKANRLMRLAEKFNLPIVTLIDTPGAYPGLGAEERGQALAIAENLKLMASLKVPIVSVVIGEGGSGGALALGVSDRILMLQHAIYSVISPEGCAAILWKDQGKVKEAADALKLTAKHLLSFGIIDRIVPEPAGGAHRDPGAVAESLGQVVYEEVNYLSHLSPATLRERRLKKYLNMGFYEQETT; from the coding sequence ATGGCACAGCGTGCTCCCCGGCGTTACGTGCTGGACTTCGAACAGCCGATCGTCGAACTGGAGGACAAGATCGCCGAGCTCAAGCAGCTCGCGATCGTCCAGAATGTCTCCGTCGACGACGAGGTGGGGCGGCTGACCGAAAAGGCCGACCGGCTGCGCGGCGAGGTGTTCTCGGGGCTCACCGCGTGGCAGCAGGTGCAGCTGGCGCGGCACCCGCAGCGTCCCTACACCCTGGACTACGTGACCGCGTTCGGGGGCGAGTTCACCGAACTGCACGGCGACCGCTACTTCGCCGACGACGAGGCCATCGTGGGCGGGTTCATGATGCTCAACGACCTGCGCATCATGCTCATCGGCCACCAGAAGGGCCGCGACACGCGCGAGAACATCCGGCGCAATTTCGGGATGCCCAATCCGGAGGGCTACCGCAAGGCCAACCGGCTCATGCGTCTCGCGGAGAAGTTCAACCTGCCCATCGTCACCCTCATTGACACGCCGGGCGCGTACCCGGGTCTGGGCGCCGAGGAACGCGGGCAGGCGCTGGCCATCGCCGAGAACCTCAAGCTGATGGCTTCGCTCAAGGTTCCCATCGTGTCGGTGGTGATCGGCGAGGGCGGCAGCGGTGGCGCGCTGGCGCTGGGGGTGTCGGACCGGATCCTGATGCTCCAGCACGCGATCTATTCGGTGATATCCCCGGAGGGGTGCGCGGCCATCCTGTGGAAGGACCAGGGCAAGGTGAAGGAGGCCGCGGACGCGCTCAAACTGACGGCCAAGCACCTGCTTTCATTTGGGATCATCGACCGTATCGTCCCCGAACCGGCCGGTGGCGCGCACCGGGATCCGGGGGCGGTGGCGGAGTCCCTGGGACAGGTGGTGTACGAGGAAGTCAATTACCTCTCGCATCTTAGCCCCGCGACCCTGCGCGAGCGGCGGCTGAAGAAGTACCTGAACATGGGTTTCTACGAGCAAGAAACGACTTGA
- a CDS encoding Trm112 family protein, translated as MLRPELLEILACPKCKEKVVLDEKGRHLVCMRCRIKYPVNEHGIPIMLIERAEPLDA; from the coding sequence ATGCTCCGACCCGAGCTCCTGGAGATACTGGCATGTCCGAAGTGCAAGGAGAAGGTCGTGCTGGACGAGAAGGGACGCCATCTTGTGTGCATGCGCTGCCGGATCAAGTACCCGGTCAACGAGCACGGGATTCCGATCATGCTCATCGAACGGGCGGAACCCCTGGACGCGTAG
- a CDS encoding DNA polymerase III subunit alpha — translation MSAPFVHLHAHSEYSLLDGSIKVKNLVRRAKDLDMPAVALTDHGNLFGMIHFYKAAKRAGIKPILGMEAYITRGSRHDRGRKKGEPSQTDHLILLARNLDGYHNLIKLSSIAYLEGFYYKPRIDFETLQSHADGLIGTTACLRGTVAQLALNDGYEAAKAFACRYRDVFGAGNYYIEMQDHGLEPQKQLNEIYRRLSADTGIPLIVSNDVHYLDREDAEAQEALLCLQTGSDMDDPKRFRFSTTELFFKTPAEMAALFPDDPQALENTVAIAERCDVELKEGELHLPRFPLPEGFASNGDYLRHLAFEGAAQRYGDVSEATRKRLDFELSVIAKMGFDGYFLIVRDIVHHARERDIPVGPGRGSAAGSLVTYALGITDVDPLAHGLLFERMLNPERVSMPDIDIDFCFERRDEVIRYVIDRYGQDNVCQIITFGTMAARAVVRDVGRVLKVPYDEVDRIAKLIPGVTGTSLRESLENISELKTLVDNSADYARLMKLSLTLEGISRHASTHAAGMIITPTPLVNHVPLYKSNRDEITTQYDMKSIDAIGLLKIDVLGLRTLTVIDKALRMVEENHGRRIRPEDIPLEDEKTYELLRSGRTVGVFQLESSGMRELLTNLRPTGFHDVVAVNALYRPGPLGSGMVTHFVDCKHARKEIAYEHELLEPILRDTYGVILYQEQVMRIASDLAGFSLGEADLLRKAMGKKQKDVMAEQRKQFIEGARARGIARSTAEKIFSQMEKFAEYGFNKSHSAAYAVLSIRTGFIKAHYPAEFMAATLSSEIDDTDRITVLMEECRECGVEVVPPNINTCHPEFRAREGRIYYGLGAVKNVGMAAVETIVAERSEAGAFRSLENLCGRINSRLVTRRVYESLIAAGALDALPGHRAQKLAALETVTERAARRFRDQALGQSSLFGESEEPDEAPLPEVAPWTAQEQLQKEKESLGFFLSGHPLDRYRDLITMIRTTTSRELRDMPGGERALIGGMVTAVKLTTDRNQRQMAFVTIEDPEGQAEVVMFADVLEKSRRHIGENSVVVVEGRVSRRNGGDGKVLVNSVLSVGEDQTPSWKEVHVTIDLDHMGEEKVDELKGVLTGRPGDSRVFFHIQENGRRSYVIRARSQGVLVDPALVSGLSASVGACNVRLVPAGIGA, via the coding sequence ATGTCTGCTCCATTCGTACATCTGCACGCGCACTCGGAGTACAGCCTGCTCGACGGCTCCATCAAGGTGAAGAACCTGGTGCGCCGCGCGAAGGACCTGGACATGCCCGCGGTTGCGCTCACCGACCACGGCAACCTCTTCGGCATGATCCATTTCTACAAGGCGGCCAAACGCGCCGGCATCAAGCCCATCCTGGGCATGGAGGCGTACATAACGCGCGGCAGCCGCCACGACCGGGGCCGCAAGAAGGGCGAGCCCTCGCAGACCGACCATCTCATCCTGCTGGCGCGCAATCTCGACGGCTACCACAACCTGATCAAGCTCTCCTCCATCGCTTACCTCGAGGGCTTCTACTACAAGCCGCGCATCGATTTCGAAACCCTGCAGAGCCACGCGGACGGACTCATCGGTACCACCGCCTGCCTGCGCGGCACGGTGGCGCAACTCGCGCTCAACGACGGCTACGAAGCTGCCAAGGCGTTTGCCTGCCGGTACCGCGACGTCTTCGGCGCGGGCAACTACTACATCGAAATGCAGGACCACGGGCTGGAGCCGCAAAAGCAGCTCAACGAGATCTACCGGCGCCTGAGCGCCGATACCGGCATCCCGCTGATCGTGTCCAACGACGTCCACTACCTGGACCGCGAGGACGCGGAGGCGCAGGAGGCGCTCCTGTGCCTGCAGACCGGCAGCGACATGGACGACCCCAAGCGCTTCCGCTTCAGCACCACCGAACTGTTCTTCAAGACGCCGGCGGAGATGGCGGCGTTGTTCCCGGACGATCCACAGGCGCTGGAGAATACGGTGGCAATCGCTGAGCGGTGCGATGTGGAACTCAAGGAGGGGGAGCTGCACCTGCCGCGCTTCCCGCTGCCGGAGGGGTTCGCGAGCAACGGCGACTACCTGCGCCACCTCGCCTTCGAGGGGGCGGCGCAGCGTTACGGCGACGTATCCGAAGCGACGCGCAAACGCCTCGACTTCGAGTTGTCGGTGATCGCCAAGATGGGTTTCGACGGGTACTTCCTGATCGTGCGCGATATCGTCCATCACGCGCGCGAAAGGGATATTCCGGTGGGGCCGGGTCGCGGCAGTGCGGCGGGCAGCCTGGTGACGTATGCGCTGGGGATCACCGACGTCGACCCGCTGGCGCACGGCCTGCTCTTCGAGCGCATGCTCAACCCCGAGCGCGTCAGCATGCCCGACATCGACATCGACTTCTGCTTCGAGCGCCGCGACGAAGTGATTCGTTATGTGATCGACCGCTATGGCCAGGACAACGTCTGTCAGATCATCACCTTCGGCACCATGGCCGCGCGCGCGGTGGTGCGCGACGTTGGGCGGGTGCTCAAGGTGCCCTACGACGAGGTCGACCGCATCGCCAAGCTCATCCCCGGCGTCACCGGGACATCGTTGCGCGAGTCGCTGGAGAACATCTCCGAACTCAAGACCCTGGTGGACAACAGCGCCGACTACGCACGGCTGATGAAACTCTCGCTCACCCTGGAGGGCATTTCGCGCCACGCGTCGACGCATGCGGCGGGCATGATCATCACGCCGACGCCGCTGGTCAACCACGTGCCGCTCTACAAGTCGAATCGCGACGAAATCACCACCCAGTACGACATGAAGAGCATCGACGCCATCGGTCTGCTCAAGATCGACGTGCTGGGCCTGCGCACGCTCACCGTGATCGACAAGGCGCTGCGCATGGTGGAGGAGAACCACGGGCGGCGCATCCGCCCCGAGGACATCCCGCTCGAGGACGAGAAGACCTACGAACTGCTGCGCTCCGGGCGCACGGTGGGCGTCTTTCAGCTGGAGAGCTCCGGCATGCGCGAGCTCTTGACCAACCTCAGACCCACCGGGTTCCACGACGTGGTGGCGGTGAACGCGCTCTACCGCCCGGGCCCGCTGGGCAGCGGCATGGTGACGCACTTCGTGGACTGCAAGCATGCACGCAAGGAGATCGCCTACGAGCACGAGCTGCTCGAGCCCATCCTGCGCGACACCTACGGGGTCATTCTGTACCAGGAGCAGGTGATGCGCATCGCCAGCGACCTGGCCGGGTTCTCGCTGGGCGAGGCCGACCTGCTGCGCAAGGCCATGGGCAAGAAGCAGAAGGACGTGATGGCCGAGCAGCGCAAGCAGTTCATCGAGGGCGCGCGTGCGCGTGGCATCGCCAGGTCGACCGCGGAAAAGATCTTCTCGCAGATGGAGAAGTTCGCCGAGTACGGGTTCAACAAGTCGCACAGTGCGGCCTATGCCGTGCTCTCCATCCGCACCGGTTTCATCAAGGCGCACTACCCGGCCGAGTTCATGGCGGCGACGCTCTCCAGCGAAATCGACGACACCGACCGCATCACCGTGCTGATGGAGGAGTGCCGCGAGTGCGGCGTGGAGGTGGTGCCGCCCAACATCAACACATGCCACCCCGAGTTCCGCGCGCGCGAGGGGCGTATCTACTATGGACTGGGTGCGGTCAAGAACGTGGGCATGGCCGCGGTGGAGACGATCGTGGCCGAGCGCAGCGAGGCGGGGGCGTTCCGCTCCCTGGAAAACCTGTGCGGGCGTATCAACAGCCGCCTGGTGACGCGGCGCGTGTACGAGAGCCTGATCGCAGCCGGGGCGCTGGACGCGCTGCCCGGCCACCGCGCGCAGAAGCTGGCCGCGCTGGAGACGGTGACGGAGCGGGCCGCGCGCCGCTTCCGCGACCAGGCTCTCGGCCAGTCCAGCCTGTTCGGCGAGAGCGAGGAGCCGGACGAGGCCCCGCTGCCGGAGGTGGCGCCGTGGACCGCGCAGGAACAGTTGCAGAAGGAGAAGGAATCGCTGGGATTCTTTCTCTCCGGTCACCCGCTCGATCGCTACCGCGATCTGATCACCATGATCCGCACCACCACCTCGCGCGAGTTGCGCGACATGCCCGGCGGCGAGCGCGCGTTGATCGGCGGCATGGTGACGGCGGTCAAACTCACCACCGATCGCAACCAGCGCCAGATGGCGTTCGTCACCATCGAGGACCCGGAGGGTCAGGCGGAGGTGGTGATGTTCGCGGATGTTCTGGAGAAGTCGCGGCGTCACATCGGTGAGAACAGCGTGGTGGTGGTGGAGGGCCGTGTCTCGCGGCGCAACGGCGGCGACGGCAAGGTGCTGGTCAACAGCGTGCTCTCGGTGGGCGAGGACCAGACCCCGTCGTGGAAGGAAGTTCACGTCACCATCGACCTCGACCACATGGGCGAGGAGAAGGTGGACGAACTCAAGGGCGTTCTCACCGGGCGGCCGGGCGACTCGCGGGTCTTCTTTCACATCCAGGAGAACGGCCGCCGCTCCTACGTGATCCGCGCGCGCAGCCAGGGCGTGCTCGTCGACCCGGCGCTGGTATCCGGGTTGTCCGCCTCGGTGGGTGCGTGCAACGTGAGGCTGGTACCCGCGGGGATCGGTGCGTGA
- a CDS encoding M23 family metallopeptidase, whose protein sequence is MNTTPRFLFVALVCAATAAFAGDDAGRRPWPVPLGQAVSSNFCEYRDGRFHAGIDVRTYGREGVACRAVGDGWVSRVRAGSLGYGKALHVMLDDGDEVVYAHLAEFMPALEDSLAAAQRRAGRYNVDFHLAPGALRVASGDVIAWSGATGTAGPHLHFETRSGDLAINPFRRGFAVTDRERPVFSRLALVPLDPAARVEGVLQPLELVPRRAGGGRYAIADTLRISGRVGVAASVIDRLNAASGRLAPYEMQVWADDSLVARIVLDRFAFADAGEVDLLYHAGANRARGVTFFELYQRDGETLDGREFPGGGSLPAGPAGKVHSARVVALDTAGNHAEVTFRYVDTPAGTGGRPPRAGPRDPVLAPDLAGAFFADGFAAVMDTVVVRAVELAGRVRALPGGAGGDTATVYVTGFVRGGAGDVEVPALGVTVSVAPGTLFGDGVVFVTRAQTEHAKTANGLVSVGDPVRVGPAGWVTRRGFDLRIEAPGCGERDAVYRFDDRKRTWSFLGGARDAAGITARSTRPGVFAVLRDGTPPWLGAPQLAWPASYATGLPVAEILVPVEDRGSGIDDTRITVTVGGRERYARWDFAKKKIVVTLRGEPIIGPQPVHVVVFDKAGNQSVADATVVFDSR, encoded by the coding sequence ATGAACACGACCCCGCGTTTCCTCTTTGTTGCGCTCGTTTGCGCCGCGACCGCCGCTTTCGCCGGCGACGACGCCGGGCGGCGCCCGTGGCCGGTGCCGCTGGGCCAGGCGGTCTCATCGAACTTCTGCGAGTACCGCGACGGCCGTTTCCACGCGGGGATCGACGTGCGCACCTACGGCCGCGAGGGCGTGGCGTGCCGTGCTGTCGGCGACGGGTGGGTGTCGCGGGTGCGCGCCGGTTCGCTCGGGTACGGCAAGGCGCTGCACGTGATGCTCGACGATGGCGACGAGGTGGTGTACGCGCACCTCGCCGAGTTCATGCCCGCGCTGGAGGACTCGCTCGCGGCCGCCCAGCGCCGCGCGGGGCGATACAACGTGGATTTTCACCTGGCGCCGGGGGCGCTGCGGGTGGCGAGCGGGGACGTGATCGCGTGGTCCGGCGCCACCGGCACCGCCGGGCCGCACCTGCACTTCGAAACCCGCTCCGGCGACCTGGCCATCAACCCGTTCCGGCGCGGATTCGCGGTGACCGACCGCGAGCGTCCCGTCTTTTCCAGGCTCGCGCTGGTGCCGCTGGACCCGGCGGCGCGGGTGGAGGGTGTCCTGCAGCCCCTGGAGCTGGTGCCGCGCCGTGCGGGTGGGGGGCGCTACGCCATCGCGGATACGCTGCGCATCTCGGGCCGGGTGGGGGTTGCGGCGAGCGTCATCGACCGGCTCAACGCCGCCTCCGGGCGGCTCGCCCCGTACGAGATGCAGGTGTGGGCGGACGACTCGCTCGTGGCGCGCATCGTCCTGGACCGGTTTGCGTTCGCGGATGCGGGTGAGGTCGACCTGCTCTACCACGCCGGTGCCAACCGCGCGCGCGGGGTGACGTTCTTCGAACTGTACCAGCGCGACGGGGAGACCCTCGACGGGAGGGAGTTCCCGGGCGGAGGCAGCCTGCCGGCCGGGCCGGCCGGGAAGGTTCACAGCGCGCGCGTGGTGGCGCTGGACACGGCGGGAAACCACGCGGAGGTCACGTTCCGCTATGTCGATACGCCGGCGGGTACGGGCGGACGCCCGCCGCGCGCCGGGCCGCGCGATCCCGTGCTGGCGCCGGACCTGGCGGGGGCCTTTTTTGCCGACGGCTTCGCCGCGGTCATGGACACGGTGGTGGTACGGGCGGTCGAACTGGCAGGCCGCGTGCGCGCCCTGCCGGGCGGGGCGGGCGGCGACACCGCCACCGTGTACGTGACTGGTTTCGTGCGCGGGGGCGCCGGTGACGTGGAGGTCCCGGCGCTGGGGGTGACGGTCTCGGTTGCGCCGGGAACACTCTTCGGCGACGGGGTGGTGTTCGTGACGCGGGCGCAGACGGAGCACGCCAAGACGGCCAACGGCCTGGTCTCCGTCGGCGACCCGGTGCGGGTGGGACCGGCCGGCTGGGTGACGCGCCGCGGGTTCGACTTGCGCATCGAGGCCCCCGGGTGCGGCGAGCGCGACGCGGTGTACCGGTTTGACGACCGCAAGCGGACCTGGTCCTTCCTGGGCGGGGCGCGCGACGCGGCGGGTATCACCGCGCGCTCCACGCGGCCCGGTGTCTTTGCGGTGCTGCGCGACGGCACGCCGCCGTGGCTGGGCGCGCCGCAGCTCGCGTGGCCGGCGTCCTACGCCACCGGGTTGCCGGTTGCGGAGATTCTGGTGCCGGTGGAGGACCGGGGCTCGGGAATCGACGATACGCGGATCACCGTTACCGTGGGCGGGCGCGAACGTTACGCACGCTGGGATTTCGCAAAGAAAAAAATCGTTGTGACCCTGCGGGGCGAACCTATAATCGGACCACAACCCGTCCACGTGGTCGTGTTTGACAAGGCCGGCAACCAGTCCGTCGCCGACGCGACGGTCGTTTTCGATTCGCGCTGA
- a CDS encoding YjbH domain-containing protein, which yields MKRAAAFALLCVLTAPVARAGLEQPVDNVGHPIAGIIPHREYRVQVRLTPESSLQGGVRLGFKDRVQVGVFYGVQKLVETGSPTANDHLGFEVRARVLEEARWPAVAVGFDSQGWYAYDGAYQRYERKSPGVYAVASKNWHSFAGDLSLHLGANYSLETADGDDAPDMFGAADWTIANAVSLLGDLDMAWNDDTPDGRFGEGGVYVDVGVRVALGAHLQLMLVFSDLTRNLGPDAEIGRELEVTYLNWF from the coding sequence GTGAAGCGAGCCGCTGCGTTCGCGCTGCTGTGCGTGCTTACCGCGCCGGTGGCGCGGGCCGGGCTCGAGCAACCGGTCGACAACGTCGGCCATCCCATCGCCGGCATCATCCCGCACCGCGAGTATCGCGTGCAGGTACGCCTGACGCCGGAGAGCAGCCTGCAGGGAGGCGTGCGGCTGGGGTTCAAGGACCGCGTGCAGGTGGGCGTCTTCTACGGCGTGCAGAAGCTGGTGGAGACGGGTTCGCCCACCGCCAACGATCACCTCGGCTTCGAAGTGCGCGCGCGTGTGCTCGAGGAGGCGCGCTGGCCGGCGGTTGCGGTCGGGTTCGACTCGCAGGGCTGGTACGCGTACGACGGCGCCTACCAGCGCTATGAGCGCAAGTCTCCCGGGGTCTACGCGGTGGCGAGCAAGAACTGGCACTCGTTCGCCGGCGATCTGTCGCTCCACCTGGGGGCCAACTACAGTCTGGAAACGGCGGATGGCGACGACGCCCCCGACATGTTCGGCGCCGCGGACTGGACCATCGCCAACGCGGTCTCGTTGCTGGGCGATCTGGACATGGCCTGGAACGACGACACCCCGGATGGGCGCTTCGGGGAGGGCGGGGTGTACGTGGATGTGGGCGTCCGGGTGGCGCTTGGTGCCCACCTGCAATTGATGCTAGTATTCAGCGACCTCACCCGGAACCTCGGCCCGGACGCGGAGATCGGCCGGGAACTCGAGGTCACGTACCTGAACTGGTTCTGA
- a CDS encoding DUF4321 domain-containing protein: protein MAPRRRPLAFIALILFLGIVVGTVVGEAVGLVLPEGKVIRDVFVNATDLHVGPVHVDLVVFSFTFGFSLRVNLMSVLGIFVVFVFLRYYW, encoded by the coding sequence GTGGCGCCCCGCAGACGTCCGTTAGCGTTCATAGCGCTCATACTCTTTCTCGGAATCGTCGTGGGCACCGTGGTGGGCGAGGCGGTTGGCCTGGTGCTTCCGGAGGGGAAGGTCATTCGTGACGTATTCGTCAACGCAACCGACCTGCACGTGGGACCGGTCCACGTCGACCTCGTGGTGTTCAGCTTCACGTTTGGCTTCTCGCTGCGCGTGAACCTGATGAGTGTGCTGGGAATATTCGTTGTGTTCGTGTTCCTGCGCTACTACTGGTAG
- a CDS encoding LytR C-terminal domain-containing protein produces the protein MAARKAKRRARKPAQGGLGQRIAVGMATVALVLCAASVTFSLFVRQSGDGGSRPLTVSIKNGSGVPGIAGDAEAALRRMEVSVVEVGNAERFDYAETVLIVRRRGSEAELLAKRIGCRNVTTQIRRNAVADVELILGADYRRLQLGGVE, from the coding sequence ATGGCGGCCAGAAAAGCGAAACGGCGGGCGCGCAAACCGGCCCAGGGCGGCCTGGGCCAGCGCATCGCGGTGGGCATGGCCACGGTGGCGCTGGTGCTGTGCGCCGCGTCGGTCACCTTCAGCCTCTTCGTGCGCCAGTCGGGCGACGGCGGGTCACGGCCGCTCACCGTCTCGATCAAGAACGGCAGCGGTGTGCCCGGGATCGCCGGCGACGCCGAGGCGGCGCTGCGGCGCATGGAGGTGTCGGTGGTCGAGGTGGGGAACGCGGAGCGGTTCGACTATGCGGAAACGGTTCTGATCGTGCGCCGGCGGGGTTCGGAGGCGGAACTGCTGGCCAAACGAATCGGTTGCCGGAACGTGACCACGCAGATCCGCCGCAACGCCGTGGCGGACGTCGAACTCATCCTGGGCGCCGACTACCGGCGCCTGCAGCTCGGCGGAGTGGAGTGA
- a CDS encoding SurA N-terminal domain-containing protein, whose amino-acid sequence MMKQMRENTKIILWVVVVAFVITIFAVWGLDLQSGGMTQKQTLVGRVNGVPVTPQAYQSVYTQMAQQFRASSPNGELSSMQQEMLRDQAWENIVSNILTSEQIKQLGITVSDEEVLNAIRTSPPPEVQQYFSDENGNFDYAAYQSALNNPEADWTAVEDLVRQRIPVLKLNQYLMSQVHVSAAEVRRAFDEETVKLVARYVSFPIDGEDIGDWTPSDEDVAAYYQKHLDRYQQPEKASLQVVRLPRVPSDRDRSDLVYTAGIVRKQAVGGEDFATLARTYSEAHTASVGGETGFLGAGQRDAVVMDAAAQLKPGEISEPIPTTDGIYVIQLIASRKEKGEQQVNLREIYMELTPGPETADSLAAVARDIHDQAVAAKDLATAANAHGLEVVGTDPFAAGMPISGLGFVPAVSRFAFAATPGTISDVIQDDSNFYVCRVENRTPAAPRPVEEVADVIKQMLLRERKVDSATRKAVAFRRTATVPNTPFEKAAAQYQLTVASTDSFTVAAPVAGMGAHSAFAQAALSTVPGTVSAPVESGNAVYVIRVDGRQDPDEATFQARAPQIRDRIYQEKVQQYVNYWYAELRKNSTIEDFREAS is encoded by the coding sequence ATGATGAAGCAGATGCGTGAGAACACCAAGATCATCCTTTGGGTGGTGGTCGTGGCGTTCGTCATCACGATCTTCGCCGTCTGGGGGCTCGACCTCCAGTCCGGAGGAATGACCCAGAAGCAGACCCTGGTGGGCCGCGTGAACGGCGTGCCCGTCACGCCGCAGGCGTACCAGTCCGTTTATACCCAGATGGCGCAACAGTTCCGCGCCTCGAGCCCCAATGGAGAGCTCAGCAGCATGCAGCAGGAGATGCTGCGTGACCAGGCGTGGGAGAACATCGTCAGCAACATCCTCACCTCCGAGCAGATCAAACAACTCGGCATCACGGTGAGCGACGAAGAGGTGCTCAACGCCATCCGCACCTCGCCGCCACCGGAGGTGCAGCAGTACTTCAGTGACGAGAACGGCAACTTCGACTACGCCGCGTATCAGTCGGCGCTCAACAACCCCGAGGCCGACTGGACCGCGGTGGAGGATCTGGTGCGCCAGCGCATCCCCGTGCTCAAGCTCAACCAGTACCTGATGTCACAGGTGCACGTCTCGGCCGCCGAGGTACGGCGCGCGTTCGACGAGGAGACGGTGAAGCTGGTGGCGCGCTACGTCAGTTTCCCCATCGATGGCGAGGACATCGGCGACTGGACGCCCTCCGACGAGGACGTGGCGGCGTACTACCAGAAGCACCTGGACCGCTACCAGCAGCCGGAGAAGGCCTCGCTGCAGGTGGTGCGGTTGCCGCGGGTTCCCTCCGACCGCGACCGCTCCGATCTGGTCTACACCGCGGGAATCGTCCGCAAGCAGGCCGTTGGTGGCGAGGACTTCGCCACGCTGGCCCGGACCTATTCCGAGGCCCACACCGCCAGCGTGGGTGGCGAGACCGGTTTCCTCGGCGCCGGCCAGCGCGACGCCGTGGTGATGGACGCCGCGGCCCAGCTCAAACCCGGAGAGATCAGCGAGCCGATCCCCACCACCGACGGTATCTACGTCATCCAGCTCATCGCTTCGCGCAAGGAGAAGGGCGAGCAGCAGGTCAACCTGCGCGAGATATACATGGAGCTCACGCCGGGCCCCGAGACCGCGGACTCGCTGGCCGCGGTGGCGCGCGACATCCACGACCAGGCGGTCGCGGCGAAGGACCTCGCGACGGCGGCCAACGCGCACGGACTCGAGGTCGTGGGCACCGATCCGTTCGCGGCCGGCATGCCCATCTCCGGGCTGGGCTTCGTGCCCGCCGTCTCGCGCTTTGCCTTCGCCGCAACACCCGGCACCATCAGCGACGTGATCCAGGACGACAGCAATTTCTACGTGTGCCGCGTCGAGAACCGCACCCCCGCCGCGCCGCGCCCGGTGGAGGAAGTGGCGGACGTCATCAAGCAGATGCTGTTGCGCGAGCGCAAGGTCGATTCGGCCACCCGCAAGGCGGTGGCCTTCCGCCGCACCGCCACCGTGCCCAACACACCCTTCGAGAAGGCCGCGGCCCAGTACCAGCTGACGGTGGCAAGCACGGACTCCTTCACCGTGGCCGCTCCGGTCGCCGGCATGGGCGCCCACAGCGCCTTCGCGCAGGCGGCACTCTCCACGGTGCCCGGGACGGTGTCAGCCCCGGTCGAGAGCGGCAACGCGGTCTACGTGATTCGTGTGGACGGCCGCCAGGATCCGGACGAAGCGACGTTCCAGGCGCGCGCGCCACAGATTCGCGACCGTATCTATCAGGAGAAGGTGCAGCAGTACGTCAACTACTGGTACGCCGAGTTGCGCAAGAACAGCACCATCGAGGATTTCCGGGAGGCATCCTGA